A region of bacterium DNA encodes the following proteins:
- a CDS encoding MBOAT family O-acyltransferase encodes MLKFDLDKFLRVFLYNPKQPLIFNTAFFFFLFIGFLFIYQFVHKNQKAKIIYICLFSTYFYYKSNGVFVLLLLFTAISDYILAEYIDKTGSKTKKQILLICSLLINIGILSYFKYAGLFISNINSIFSKNLMTSNIILPIGISFYTFKSLSYIIDVYRGKIKRANNILDYWFFVSFFPEILSGPITRAGEFISQIGRDVFVRKEDIGKALYLILAGLFKKAIIADYISINFVDRVFDNPKLYSGVENLFAVYGYALQIYCDFSGYSDIATGIALLMGFKLCVNFNSPYVSSNLTEFWRRWHISLSTWFRDYVYIPLGGNRKGKIRQYLNLFVTMLLAGLWHGAGWKFIIWGGIHGLGLIFNKIFRSIVGIKENKYFKYLSIIFTFNFVCLAWIFFRAKSYPVAIDIIKQISVNFNGQIFIQLISSFQLVSVLILIGFASHFMPEAVRSKSENIITNSPIFLQAVYVTAMIFLIIQFKSSGIRPYIYFKF; translated from the coding sequence ATGCTTAAATTCGATTTGGATAAATTTTTACGCGTGTTTTTGTATAATCCAAAACAGCCTTTGATTTTCAATACGGCTTTTTTCTTTTTTCTTTTTATTGGATTCCTATTTATATACCAGTTTGTCCATAAAAATCAGAAAGCAAAAATAATCTATATATGTTTATTCTCAACATATTTTTATTACAAATCGAACGGCGTATTTGTGTTACTCCTGTTGTTTACTGCCATCTCGGACTATATCCTTGCTGAATATATTGATAAAACGGGTTCTAAAACAAAGAAGCAAATCTTACTTATTTGCAGTTTATTAATCAATATCGGGATCCTTTCCTATTTTAAGTATGCCGGTTTATTTATCAGCAATATAAACAGTATTTTTTCGAAAAACCTTATGACATCAAATATAATTTTGCCTATAGGGATTTCTTTTTACACGTTTAAATCACTAAGTTATATAATCGATGTTTATCGCGGTAAAATTAAGAGGGCCAATAATATTTTAGACTACTGGTTTTTTGTATCGTTTTTCCCGGAGATTTTATCAGGTCCAATTACACGTGCCGGCGAATTTATCTCTCAAATTGGCAGAGATGTTTTTGTCAGAAAAGAAGATATAGGTAAAGCGCTTTATTTGATACTCGCTGGCCTGTTTAAAAAAGCAATAATTGCTGATTACATAAGCATCAATTTTGTTGATAGAGTTTTTGATAATCCAAAACTTTATTCCGGCGTTGAAAATCTTTTTGCAGTTTATGGATATGCTCTGCAAATCTATTGCGATTTTTCCGGGTATTCTGATATAGCGACCGGGATTGCCTTATTAATGGGTTTCAAACTATGCGTAAATTTTAATTCTCCGTATGTTTCATCAAATCTTACCGAGTTCTGGAGAAGATGGCATATTTCTCTTTCAACATGGTTTAGAGATTATGTCTATATCCCGCTCGGGGGCAATAGAAAAGGAAAAATAAGACAATATTTAAATTTATTTGTGACAATGCTTCTTGCCGGTTTATGGCATGGCGCAGGATGGAAATTTATAATTTGGGGAGGGATACATGGGTTGGGGCTGATTTTTAATAAAATATTTCGTAGTATCGTTGGAATTAAGGAAAATAAATATTTTAAATATCTAAGCATTATTTTCACATTTAATTTTGTTTGTTTAGCGTGGATATTTTTCCGGGCAAAAAGTTATCCGGTTGCAATTGATATAATAAAACAAATATCCGTTAATTTTAATGGGCAAATATTCATTCAGCTTATTTCAAGTTTCCAACTGGTTTCCGTGCTTATTTTGATAGGTTTTGCGAGCCATTTTATGCCCGAGGCAGTCAGATCAAAAAGTGAAAATATAATAACAAATTCTCCAATATTTTTGCAGGCAGTTTATGTCACGGCAATGATATTTTTAATTATCCAGTTTAAATCATCAGGAATAAGGCCGTATATATATTTTAAATTTTGA
- a CDS encoding SGNH/GDSL hydrolase family protein codes for MKLFLFFLMFFLNPNLAGADIINGPVGHSIKKEFNFINYDKNKIENSESLKVFYNKLENLKNTNKSKILIIHIGDSHIQADYFTGELRMLFHRYFGNAGLGIIFPYKLARTNSSSSYISFSNKKWKHDSIKNKHPEMTVGLCGISIETFAPGSEITINLKDNKDVDYSFNKVTVFYEKDERAFGYFLNEAGRFNNTPGVFVDGSGEFYDVFRFDGPLKSVKLRTQQVNKNEDHFRFYGMLFENGYYGIIYNSLGINGATFDDFNNNESSIKQLSVLSPDLLIISLGTNESLGKIINPENFNDSVNRFISKIKHYNPNLDILFTIPPDNLLTRRITDFAYKKDKSGKRVKEYYKKKVYLKNEKLGFIRNSIINYALKNNYAYWDLYSIMGGDGSIEKWHKKSLVQNDRIHFFKNGYELQGKLLFEAFLRR; via the coding sequence ATGAAACTATTTTTGTTTTTTTTAATGTTTTTTTTAAATCCAAATTTAGCAGGGGCGGATATAATTAACGGCCCGGTGGGACATTCTATTAAAAAAGAATTCAATTTTATAAATTATGACAAAAATAAAATTGAAAATAGTGAATCTTTAAAGGTATTTTATAACAAGCTGGAAAACCTGAAAAATACAAATAAAAGTAAAATATTAATTATTCATATAGGCGATTCTCATATTCAGGCAGATTATTTTACCGGGGAACTTAGAATGTTATTTCATAGGTATTTTGGAAACGCGGGGCTTGGGATTATTTTTCCTTATAAACTGGCAAGGACTAATTCCTCTTCTTCTTATATTTCTTTTTCTAATAAAAAGTGGAAACATGATAGTATTAAAAATAAACATCCTGAAATGACTGTCGGTTTATGCGGAATATCCATTGAAACATTTGCCCCCGGCAGTGAAATTACTATAAATTTAAAAGACAATAAAGATGTTGATTATAGTTTTAACAAAGTTACGGTGTTTTATGAAAAAGATGAGAGGGCATTTGGCTATTTTTTAAATGAAGCGGGAAGATTTAATAATACTCCTGGTGTTTTTGTTGATGGTTCCGGGGAATTTTATGACGTTTTTCGGTTTGATGGGCCTCTCAAATCAGTAAAATTAAGAACTCAACAGGTTAATAAAAATGAAGACCATTTCAGGTTTTATGGTATGCTTTTTGAAAATGGTTATTATGGGATTATATATAATTCACTAGGCATAAACGGCGCTACATTTGATGATTTTAATAATAATGAAAGTTCAATCAAACAATTATCTGTTTTGAGTCCTGATTTACTGATAATTTCTCTCGGGACCAATGAATCACTTGGCAAAATTATCAACCCTGAAAATTTTAATGATTCTGTTAATAGGTTTATAAGCAAAATAAAACATTATAATCCAAATTTGGACATATTATTCACCATTCCCCCGGATAATTTATTAACACGGCGGATAACGGATTTCGCATATAAGAAAGATAAAAGCGGTAAAAGGGTAAAGGAATATTATAAAAAGAAAGTATATTTAAAAAATGAAAAGCTGGGTTTTATCAGAAATTCAATCATAAATTATGCTCTTAAAAATAATTATGCCTATTGGGATTTATATTCCATAATGGGTGGTGATGGTTCCATTGAAAAGTGGCATAAAAAATCGCTTGTTCAAAATGACAGGATACATTTTTTTAAAAACGGTTATGAACTGCAGGGAAAACTTTTATTTGAAGCCTTTTTAAGAAGGTAG